The Magnolia sinica isolate HGM2019 chromosome 10, MsV1, whole genome shotgun sequence genome includes a window with the following:
- the LOC131258374 gene encoding heptahelical transmembrane protein ADIPOR1 produces the protein MNSNQGCVSKRKKRGMESGVLTKGEEEEKIEKQKKKKMKCDLVSYMELPDYMKDNEYILNYYRVNWPLKEAFFSVFRWHNETLNIWTHLIGFFVFLGLTIANLENVPKVSDLISNFTRSLPISARANTSENNNSFFWDSSTLTDLEKTTAEISTVAQQASRWPFFVFLGGSMFCLLSSSLCHLLGCRSHRFNLLLLRIDYAGIAIMIVASFFPPIYYIFQCDPHWQFIYLALITTMGILTVLTLLSPTHSTGAFRAFRACLFLAMGFSGIIPALHAVSVNWSEPRCAITLAYELAMALSYVTGTLFYVSRIPEKWKPGMFDLAGHSHQIFHVFVILGALAHYGAALIFIEWRDHVGCDKLV, from the exons ATGAATTCTAACCAAGGGTGCGTATCAAAGCGAAAGAAGAGAGGGATGGAGAGTGGTGTATTAacaaagggagaagaagaagagaagatagagaagcaaaagaagaaaaagatgaaatgCGATCTGGTCTCGTATATGGAGCTGCCGGATTATATGAAAGATAACGAGTATATATTGAATTATTATAGAGTGAATTGGCCTTTGAAGGAGGCCTTCTTTAGCGTTTTCCGCTGGCATAATGAGACTCTTAATATATGGAC GCATTTGATTGGGTTTTTTGTGTTCTTGGGATTGACGATAGCGAATTTGGAGAATGTGCCAAAGGTGTCGGATCTGATTAGCAATTTCACCAG GTCATTACCAATATCAGCAAGGGCAAATACATCTGAAAATAATAACAGTTTCTTTTGG GACTCATCAACACTCACTGACCTGGAGAAAACAACAGCCGAAATTTCAACGGTGGCACAACAGGCGTCCCGGTGGCCGTTCTTCGTCTTCCTTGGTGGGTCCATGTTCTGCCTCCTCTCCAGCAGCTTATGCCACCTTCTCGGTTGCCGGTCCCACCGTTTCAACCTCCTTTTATTGCGTATTGATTACGCCGGAATAGCCATCATGATCGTCGCCTCCTTCTTCCCACCAATCTACTACATTTTCCAATGTGACCCACATTGGCAATTCATCTACCTCGCCCTTATCACCACCATGGGCATTTTGACAGTCCTCACCTTACTCTCCCCAACACACTCCACAGGCGCATTCCGTGCATTCCGCGCATGCCTCTTCTTGGCAATGGGGTTCTCCGGCATCATCCCAGCCCTCCATGCTGTCTCTGTGAATTGGAGCGAGCCACGGTGTGCCATAACACTTGCATACGAATTAGCCATGGCACTATCATATGTAACAGGGACGTTGTTCTACGTTAGTCGGATACCTGAGAAGTGGAAACCAGGTATGTTCGATCTAGCAGGCCATAGTCACCAGATATTTCATGTTTTTGTGATTTTGGGCGCGTTAGCGCATTACGGTGCAGCTCTCATCTTCATTGAATGGCGGGACCATGTTGGGTGTGACAagcttgtttga